One stretch of Callospermophilus lateralis isolate mCalLat2 chromosome 11, mCalLat2.hap1, whole genome shotgun sequence DNA includes these proteins:
- the Bahcc1 gene encoding BAH and coiled-coil domain-containing protein 1 isoform X4 yields MDGRDFAPPPHLLSERGSLGHRSAAAAARLAPAGPATQPPAHFQPGKYFPSPLPMASHTASSRLMGHSPASSFMGSFLTSSLGSAAAAHPGGAPSAPSEQAYRGSHPAPAQVWFSHSHEAPAYPRFSGSLASTFLPVSHLDHHGNSNVLYGQHRFYGTQKDNFYLRNLPPQPTLLPSNHSFPVARAAPAHPCSRERGEAGPQSKGPREFDRFLASKELGKEKASKAVEGRERPVEEDGGKERHKLVPPMPVDGPCKEGGPVPRGSCEGRPKHLTSCLLNTKVLNGDMGKAALASCAGGMLGRPSAGVTASGRAKEVVGPPEPGPAFSECLERRQMLHHAVSYTVPSGLPTGPPPPLSTAAGSFPCLQLHTGPDGLCPLQDKVSRDLKASGPTFVPSVGHLADKSRPFQAAEACAVAGEGKDRHLDGAMVPDHTAPYGVSYTHLKAEGKGERRPGGFEAALNPRLKGLEYLSTRPEASFPGLPKGGLDRSGYFELPAPSQDCARPSNQDLLGGKAAQACCTLDKAANKEAPAAPPGAQKVARIRHQQHLASPEVEQGASGAEVKRKSLELASLGYSGPHLPPWSVQAGQGTTMPISEERKGSAYLDPFGSGLQQAALLSQELPAPPDEVSAMKNLLKYSSHALAVGQKAPFVGLGGLKASCVQQETKFPASKGPGAVERPDCARSREHEAAQADGEVRQPPVGIAVALARQKDTVSRPETTYNTNSGRQGRAAPTFKAAGGPRATHALDLEGEEERTRLCDDRLGLAGRELLLQDNKDLVEFARIHPSSGCPGELAPHLVMQGGQLGGDPAPHPHPAHPPWLPRTRSPSLWMGGHSYGLGHPALHQNLPPGFPTSVPGSVPSVFPLPQDAPTQLLILPSEPTPHATPHALAEVMDQASLWPPMYGSRGPTSHMQHPGQLPVYSRSQLLRQQEIYALQQQQQQQQQQQQQQQQQQQQQQQQQQRAAQALELQRAAHFQRKPEDHHLELEEPTQEKALKSTHKPVALTPMAKSGPSPAAAGPVKLPPCCHSPTLKPPTSCPTPPPCPSAPCTLSVCPARSPGPSSKVPSTEDKSGEGRRAGANLTTLEPDLPPGYLRPTPGMGFSASLPPGGHSSDLPDPETMQTAAPGAEPEPVRTFLPREPPPCSPRGLEESGLRSGAREATQDLAATPHPAERGPPGKAQDPSPLEGLQELQFGALLEGGAPEATGQADSTQGRAQEDRTREEGVQGPPLGASPQALQQQTGSPGALEEDEEGLGLAPEEAQLQEGGVEDSEEDWGAPSCSHPPRALLGLDALVAATVDLGDLPSLSLLDPLPPATSGPPSTATLPRSSGIHGIALLSELADLETQRQSSQQATQAEEDEDVLAFNLQHLATLATAWSLVEAASPDSSFSSAQPPTADPGGPRLTPRMQILQRKDTWTPKTKPVCPLKAAIDQLDTQEVEMRMQLAELQRRYKEKQRELARLQRRHDHEREESSRSPARRGPGRPRKRRHSSSLSALRPGGQLARSEGKKAKAVRASLSLLCAELRGREEPRKKRSKLEDSVYVGLQPSSGEKVRCKKSNTQGELGSSVAHQVAQLKPKVKSKGLPTGLSPFQRKEAAPGGRIRKKLSRAKSAKVSRAARHSQPDVDGGREMPVGATAHEAGTGYDSEDCQALLETAAAPTEPGLVLHSGSGAAVLGPSPSSVVKMEANQKAKKKKERQGLPGACRLSSPEGEVKIKRRTVKAKVGAKMERAPGRRPPGAPGKRKSKGKADNGLRAEPGATATRDTLFSPARAFTCREEGSKLASERLQRATRKSTLLQPVLRRKNGALSIALSARNAKAILGKGRKLSKAQGRAVSRLLDTFAAEHDFEFARDSSFSEEEEEASSPLSVEQSTALARSCTIHKEDLQDGLPVLIPKEDSLLYAGSVRTLQPPDIYSIVIEGERGNRQRIYSLEQLLQEAVLDVRPQSSRYLPPGTRVCAYWSQKSRCLYPGNVVRGASSDEEEDLDSVVVEFDDGDTGHIAVSNIRLLPPDFKIQCTEPSPALLVSSSCRRTKKAANEAPPSSEAPTPSLSPKAQDGPEATKTPGKKSIVRDKAGKADLLTSGAKSPTGASDHFLGHRGSPLLSWSAVAQTKRKAAAAAAAAAGSKGPGVLQNLFQLHSAKKLRAREALFPAHTAAAPVFGNSFRADSFSSLASSYAPFVSGSGSGLPGGAHKLLRAKKSERAETEKGGRRRAGSEFLVKLDHEGVTSPKNKNCKALLVGDKDFGPKLGRPLPSPSYTHPALMGKDKKGRTPAHPLPMGLALRKYAGRAEYPLPCDSDCASSYSEEDEDGPGLAAGMPSRFLTRLSVSSSSSGSSTSSSSGSMSTSSLCSSDNEDSSYSSDAEDPALLLQTCLTHPVPALLAQPEALRSKGGSPHAHAQRCFLSRATVASAGVGTGPSGGKSKLKRKEALSFSKAKELSRGQRLPSVENRPKISAFLPARQLWKWSGNPTQRRGMKGKARKLFYKAIVRGKEVLRIGDCAVFLSAGRPNLPYIGRIESMWESWGSNMVVKVKWFYHPEETKLGKRQSDGKNALYQSSHEDENDVQTISHKCQVVAREQYEQMARSRKCQDRQDLYYLAGTYDPTTGRLVTAEGVPILC; encoded by the exons CTCCAGCATACCCCAGGTTTTCGGGGAGTCTGGCATCCACCTTCCTACCCGTGAGCCACTTGGATCACCATGGAAACAGCAATGTTCTCTACGGGCAGCATCGTTTCTATGGAACCCAAAAAG ATAACTTCTACCTGCGCAACTTGCCCCCCCAGCCCACGCTCCTGCCCTCCAACCACAGCTTCCCCGTGGCCCGCGCTGCTCCTGCCCACCCCTGTAGCCGAGAGCGGGGCGAGGCCGGCCCCCAGTCGAAGGGCCCCAGGGAGTTTGACCGCTTCCTCGCGTCGAAAGAGCTGGGCAAAGAGAAGGCCAGCAAGGCAGTGGAGGGCAGGGAGCGGCCAGTGGAGGAGGATGGCGGCAAAGAGCGGCACAAGCTGGTGCCACCCATGCCGGTGGACGGGCCCTGCAAGGAGGGCGGCCCCGTGCCCCGGGGTTCCTGTGAGGGCCGCCCCAAGCACCTCACCTCCTGCCTCCTCAACACCAAGGTGCTCAATGGTGACATGGGCAAGGCCGCACTGGCCAGCTGTGCTGGGGGCAtgctaggccggcccagtgcaGGGGTGACAGCTTCCGGACGTGCCAAGGAGGTGGTGGGCCCCCCGGAGCCCGGGCCAGCCTTCAGCGAGTGCCTGGAGCGGCGACAGATGCTGCACCACGCGGTGTCCTACACGGTGCCCTCCGGCCTACCTACCGGGCCCCCCCCACCCCTCAGCACAGCTGCTGGGTCCTTTCCCTGCCTGCAGCTGCACACGGGCCCCGATGGGCTCTGCCCGCTGCAGGACAAAGTCTCCCGGGACCTAAAGGCCAGCGGGCCCACCTTCGTGCCTTCTGTGGGACACCTGGCCGACAAGAGCCGCCCCTTCCAGGCGGCCGAGGCCTGTGCTGTGGCAGGTGAAGGCAAGGACCGGCACCTGGATGGGGCCATGGTCCCCGACCACACTGCACCCTACGGAGTCTCCTACACTCACCTGAAGGCCGAGGGCAAGGGCGAGCGGCGGCCTGGGGGCTTCGAGGCGGCCCTCAATCCCCGGCTAAAGGGCCTGGAGTACCTCAGCACCCGCCCCGAGGCCTCCTTCCCTGGACTCCCCAAGGGTGGTCTGGACAGAAGCGGCTACTTTGAGTTGCCCGCCCCTTCGCAGGACTGTGCCCGGCCCAGTAATCAGGACCTGCTGGGTGGGAAGGCCGCCCAGGCCTGCTGCACTTTAGACAAAGCTGCCAACAAGGAGGCCCCCGCAGCACCCCCGGGGGCCCAGAAGGTGGCCCGGATCCGGCATCAGCAGCACTTGGCCTCCCCTGAGGTGGAGCAGGGAGCCAGCGGGGCTGAGGTCAAGCGCAAGTCCCTGGAACTGGCATCTTTGGGCTACAGCGGTCCCCACCTGCCCCCGTGGAGTGTCCAGGCTGGTCAgggcaccaccatgcccatcAGTGAAGAGCGCAAGGGCAGTGCCTACCTGGACCCCTTCGGCAGTGGCCTGCAGCAGGCGGCCCTCCTGTCCCAGGAGCTGCCTGCCCCGCCCGACGAGGTCTCCGCCATGAAGAACCTGCTCAAGTACAGCAGCCACGCGCTGGCTGTGGGCCAGAAGGCACCCTTCGTGGGTCTGGGCGGCCTCAAAGCCAGCTGTGTCCAGCAGGAGACAAAGTTCCCCGCCTCCAAGGGCCCAGGCGCAGTGGAGAGGCCCGACTGTGCCCGGAGCCGGGAACACGAGGCCGCACAGGCAGACGGGGAGGTGCGGCAGCCACCTGTGGGCATTGCGGTGGCCTTGGCCCGACAGAAGGACACAGTGAGTCGGCCGGAGACCACCTACAACACCAACAGCGGGCGGCAGGGCCGGGCCGCCCCCACCTTCAAAG CTGCTGGGGGCCCTCGTGCCACACACGCCCTGGACCTGGAGGGCGAGGAGGAGAGGACTCGACTGTGTGATGACCGCCTGGGGCTGGCTGGCCGCGAGCTGCTGCTACA GGACAACAAAGACCTCGTGGAATTTGCCCGGATTCACCCCTCAAGCGGCTGCCCTGGAGAACTGGCCCCCCACCTCGTGATGCAGGGTGGCCAGCTGGGTGGGGACCCAGCCCCCCATCCCCACCCCGCCCACCCCCCCTGGCTGCCCCGCACCCGCAGCCCCTCTTTATGGATGGGGGGACATTCCTATG GCCTCGGGCACCCTGCCCTGCACCAGAACCTGCCCCCTGGCTTCCCCACCTCTGTGCCCGGCTCGGTGCCCTCCGTGTTCCCCCTCCCCCAGGATGCCCCCACACAGCTCCTCATCCTGCCCTCGGAGCCCACGCCCCACGCCACCCCTCACGCGCTTG CTGAAGTCATGGACCAGGCCTCACTGTGGCCCCCCATGTACGGGAGCCGGGGCCCCACCTCCCACATGCAGCACCCAGGCCAGCTCCCTGTGTACTCCCGTTCTCAGCTGCTGCGGCAGCAGGAGATTTAcgccctgcagcagcagcaacagcagcagcagcagcagcagcagcagcaacagcaacagcagcaacagcagcagcagcagcagcagcgggcTGCCCAGGCCCTGGAGCTGCAGCGGGCTGCCCATTTCCAG CGGAAGCCTGAGGACCACCACCTGGAGCTAGAAGAGCCCACCCAGGAGAAGGCCCTGAAGTCCACCCACAAGCCAGTTGCCTTAACCCCCATGGCCAAGAGCGGCCCCTCACCTGCCGCTGCAGGCCCGGTCAAGCTGCCGCCCTGCTGCCACTCACCCACCCTGAAGCCCCCTACCAGCTGTCCCACACCACCACCTTGCCCCAGCGCCCCCTGCACTTTATCCGTCTGCCCTGCCCGCAGCCCAGGGCCCAGCTCCAAGGTGCCCAGCACCGAAGACAAGAGTGGGGAGGGCCGGCGGGCCGGAGCCAACCTCACCACATTGGAACCAG ACCTGCCTCCAGGATACCTGCGCCCCACACCTGGCATGGGCTTCTCGGCCTCCCTGCCCCCAGGAGGGCACTCATCTGACCTCCCGGACCCCGAAACTATGCAAACTGCCGCCCCAGGGGCTGAGCCTGAGCCTGTGAGGACGTTCCTGCCCAGGGAGCCACCCCCCTGCAGCCCCAGGGGCCTGGAGGAGTCTGGGCTGCGCTCAGGGGCCAGGGAGGCCACCCAGGACCTGGCCGCCACACCCCACCCCGCTGAGCGGGGAcccccagggaaggcccaggaccccAGCCCACTTGAAGGGCTGCAAGAACTGCAATTTGGGGCCCTCCTCGAGGGAGGGGCCCCTGAGGCCACTGGCCAGGCTGATTCTACTCAGGGAAGGGCGCAAGAAGACAGGACCAGAGAGGAGGGGGTGCAGGGACCCCCACTAGGGGCCTCCCCTCAAGCCCTGCAGCAGCAAACAGGGAGCCCTGGTGCCCTGGAGGAGGACGAGGAGGGCCTGGGGCTTGCCCCGGAAGAGGCCCAGCTGCAGGAGGGAGGTGTGGAGGACTCCGAGGAGGACTGGGGGGCTCCCAGCTGCAGCCACCCACCCAGAGCACTGCTGGGGCTAGACGCCTTGGTGGCCGCCACTGTGGACCTGGGGGACCTGCCCAGCCTGAGCCTGCTGGACCCTCTCCCCCCCGCGACCTCTGGGCCCCCCAGCACCGCCACCCTGCCCCGTAGCTCAGGGATTCACGGAATCGCCCTGCTCAGCGAGCTGGCAGACCTGGAGACCCAGCGACAGAGCAGCCAGCAGGCCACGCAAG CAGAAGAGGATGAGGACGTGCTAGCCTTCAACCTGCAGCACCTGGCCACACTGGCTACCGCCTGGTCCCTGGTAGAAGCCGCCAGCCCAGACAGCTCCTTCTCCTCAGCCCAGCCCCCTACTGCGGACCCTGGTGGCCCCAGGCTCACCCCCCGCATGCAGATCCTACAGCGCAAAGACACCTGGACCCCCAAGACCAAGCCT GTCTGCCCCTTGAAGGCTGCCATCGACCAGCTGGACACACAGGAGGTGGAGATGCGCATGCAGCTGGCAGAGCTGCAACGGCGCTACAAGGAGAAGCAGCGAGAGCTGGCACGCCTGCAGCGACGGCATGACCATGA GAGAGAGGAGAGCTCTCGGAGCCCGGCGCGGCGGGGGCCTGGCCGCCCCAGAAAGCGCAGACACTCTAGCTCGCTGTCTGCCCTGCGTCCCGGGGGCCAGTTGGCCAGGAGCGAGGGCAAGAAGGCCAA GGCAGTGAGGGCCAGCCTAAGCCTACTGTGTGCAGAGCTTCGAGGCCGCGAGGAGCCCAGGAAGAAGCGGAGCAAGCTGGAGGACAGCGTCTATGTGGGCCTGCAGCCATCCTCCGGG GAGAAGGTGCGGTGCAAGAAGAGCAACACTCAGGGTGAGCTGGGGTCCTCTGTGGCCCACCAGGTGGCCCAGCTGAAGCCGAAGGTCAAGAGCAAGGGTCTGCCCACTGGCCTCAGCCCCTTCCAGAGAAAGGAGGCCGCCCCAGGTGGGCGCATCCGGAAGAAGCTGTCCCGAGCCAAGAGTGCCAAGGTGTCCAGGGCAGCCCGGCACTCACAGCCTGACGTTGACGGCGGCAGGGAGATGCCAGTGGGGGCCACGGCACACGAAGCAGGCAC CGGCTATGACAGTGAGGACTGCCAGGCCCTCCTGGAGACGGCGGCGGCCCCCACGGAGCCTGGGCTGGTGCTGCACTCGGGGTCTGGGGCAGCGGTGCTGGGGCCCTCGCCCTCCTCTGTGGTCAAGATGGAAGCCAACCAGAAGGCCAAGAAGAAAAAGGAGCGGCAGGGCTTGCCAG GGGCCTGCCGCCTGTCCAGCCCCGAGGGCGAAGTCAAGATCAAGCGGCGGACGGTGAAGGCCAAGGTGGGCGCCAAAATGGAGCGGGCCCCAGGCCGGCGACCCCCAGGTGCACCGGGCAAGAGGAAGTCCAAGGGTAAGGCCGACAACGGACTTCGGGCAGAGCCAGGTGCCACTGCCACCAGGGACACCCTCTTCAGTCCCGCCCGGGCCTTCACCTGCCGCGAAGAAGGCAGCAAGCTGGCCAGCGAGCGTCTGCAGAGAGCCACGCGCAAGAGCACACTGCTGCAGCCCGTGCTGCGG AGGAAGAACGGGGCCCTGTCCATCGCCCTGTCTGCCCGCAATGCCAAGGCCATCCTAGGAAAGGGCAGGAAGCTGAGCAAG GCTCAGGGCCGAGCGGTGAGCCGGCTGCTGGACACCTTCGCTGCAGAACACGACTTCGAGTTCGCCCGAGACAGCAGCTTctcggaggaggaggaggaggccagcAGCCCCCTGAGTGTGGAGCAGAGCACTGCCCTGG CTCGATCCTGCACCATCCACAAGGAGGACCTGCAAGACGGGCTGCCCGTGCTCATCCCCAAGGAGGACAGCCTGCTGTATGCGGGCAGCGTCAGGACCCTGCAGCCCCCCGACAT CTACAGCATTGTCATCGAGGGAGAGAGAGGCAATCGGCAGCGGATCTACTCTCTGGAACAACTACTGCAGGAGGCG GTTCTGGACGTCAGGCCACAATCCAGCCGTTACCTCCCACCTGGCACACGGGTATGTGCCTACTGGAGCCAGAAGTCTCGCTGCCTGTACCCAGGCAACGTGGTCCGAG GTGCCTCCAGCGACGAGGAGGAAGACCTGGACTCCGTGGTGGTGGAGTTTGACGATGGGGACACAGGCCACATTGCTGTCTCTAACATCAGGTTGCTGCCTCCGGACTTCAAGATCCAGT GCACAGAGCCCTCTCCAGCCTTGCTGGTGTCCAGCAGCTGCCGGAGGACCAAGAAGGCAGCCAACGAGGCCCCCCCATCCAGTGaggcccccacccccagcctctcCCCTAAAGCACAGGATGGCCCTGAAGCCACAAAGACCCCTGGGAAGAAATCCATCGTCAGAGACAAAGCTG GTAAAGCAGACCTCCTAACCTCAGGTGCCAAGTCCCCCACGGGGGCCTCGGACCACTTCCTAGGCCACAGGGGCAGCCCCCTGCTGAGCTGGTCAGCGGTGGCGCAGACCAAGCGCaaggcggcggcagcggcggcggcggcagcgggcAGCAAAGGGCCAGGGGTGCTGCAGAACCTCTTCCAGCTCCACAGCGCCAAGAAGCTGCGGGCCCGCGAGGCCCTGTTCCCCGCACACACCGCGGCCGCCCCTGTGTTCGGCAACAGCTTCCGCGCCGACTCCTTCAGCAGCCTGGCCAGCTCCTATGCACCCTTTGTCAGCGGGTCTGGGTCAGGCCTGCCCGGGGGAGCCCACAAGTTGCTACGGGCCAAGAAGTCTGAGCGGGCGGAGACGGAGAAGGGCGGGCGGCGGCGGGCAGGCAGCGAGTTCCTGGTCAAGCTGGACCACGAAGGCGTGACCTCCCCCAAGAACAAGAACTGCAAGGCGCTGCTCGTGGGTGACAAGGACTTCGGCCCCAAGCTGGGGCGGCCCCTGCCCAGCCCCAGCTACACACACCCGGCCCTCATGGGCAAGGACAAGAAGGGGCGGACACCTGCCCACCCGCTGCCCATGGGGCTGGCTCTGCGCAAGTACGCAGGGCGAGCCGAGTACCCACTGCCCTGCGACAGCGACTGCGCCAGCTCCTATTCGGAGGAGGACGAGGACGGGCCGGGGCTGGCCGCCGGCATGCCCTCCCGCTTCCTCACCCGCCTGTCCGTGTCCTCCTCCTCGTCCGGCTCGTCCACGTCCTCCTCCTCAGGCTCCATGTCCACCTCCAGCCTCTGCTCCTCAGACAACGAGGACTCCTCCTACAGCTCTGACGCGGAGGACCCGGCCCTGCTGCTGCAGACCTGTCTCACCCACCCCGTGCCCGCACTCCTGGCCCAGCCCGAGGCCCTGCGCTCCAAGGGGGGCAGCCCCCATGCCCACGCACAGCGCTGCTTCCTGTCCAGGGCCACAGTGGCCAGTGCAGGTGTGGGCACCGGCCCCAGTGGTGGCAAATCCAAGCTTAAGCGCAAGGAGGCCTTGAGCTTCTCCAAAGCCAAAGAGCTTTCCCGGGGGCAGCGGCTGCCCTCCGTGGAGAACCGGCCAAAGATCTCAGCCTTCCTGCCTGCCCGGCAGCTCTGGAAGTGGTCGGGGAACCCCACACAG AGACGTGGCATGAAGGGAAAGGCCCGGAAGCTGTTCTACAAGGCCATCGTCCGGGGCAAGGAGGTGCTGCGCATTGGGGACTGTGCCGTCTTCCTGTCGGCCGGGAGGCCCAACCTGCCCTACATCGGCCGCATCGAGAGCATGTGGGAATCTTGGGGCAGCAACATGGTGGTGAAGGTCAAGTGGTTCTACCACCCCGAGGAGACCAAGCTGGGGAAGCGGCAGAGTGATGGGAAG AACGCGCTGTACCAGTCCAGCCACGAGGACGAGAACGACGTGCAGACCATCTCCCACAAGTGCCAGGTGGTGGCCCGGGAGCAGTACGAGCAGATGGCCCGGAGCCGCAAGTGCCAGGACCGGCAGGACCTCTACTACCTGGCGGGCACCTACGACCCCACCACTGGGCGCCTGGTGACGGCAGAGGGCGTGCCCATCCTGTGCTGA